In one Maledivibacter sp. genomic region, the following are encoded:
- a CDS encoding DUF1292 domain-containing protein: protein MNKEKNHNCNCGHDHQHDEKHGCGCQGNHQHDEEHECECGGSCSGHSHEDVEMIYLTLGDGEELACQVLAVFEVGEKEYIALLPQGQEDVYLYGYKETEEGPMLSQIEEDKEYAMVSEAFLSFCE, encoded by the coding sequence ATGAATAAAGAAAAAAATCATAATTGTAATTGTGGACATGATCATCAACATGATGAAAAACATGGTTGTGGATGTCAGGGTAACCATCAACATGATGAGGAACATGAATGCGAATGTGGAGGTAGTTGCTCAGGACATTCCCATGAAGATGTAGAAATGATATATTTAACACTAGGGGATGGGGAAGAGTTAGCTTGTCAAGTATTAGCTGTATTTGAAGTAGGGGAAAAAGAGTACATTGCTTTACTTCCACAGGGCCAAGAGGATGTATACTTATATGGATATAAAGAAACTGAGGAAGGCCCTATGTTATCACAAATTGAAGAGGATAAAGAGTATGCTATGGTATCAGAGGCATTTTTAAGCTTCTGTGAATAA